Genomic DNA from Lutibacter sp. A80:
ATTAGCTCTTACTGGAATGTATGCCACTCTGCGTCAAACATCGTTAGGTGGGTTTCCACATTATACAATTGTTCCAAGCACACTTAGTGGTATAGATACTGGAGGGCTTTTTTCCTATGGAGTTGAAGATAAAGGATTTCAATCCAACAATCCAGATCCTACTGGTACAAAAACTAGAGCAATTTACACAAATTTATATACATTAATAAATAGAGCAAATTGGGTAATTGAAGGAACTGAAAAATTAGTATCAAGTGACTTTGTAAACCCAGATAGACAACTGGAAATAATTGGAGAGGCTAAGGCAATGAGAGCTACAGGCCATTTTTATTTATTGCGTTTGTACGGTCAATTTTATGATTTATCTTCTGAATACGGAGTAGTCTTAAATTTAGTTCCAGCAAAAGATGCTAATCCAAAACCAAGAAATACGGTTGCTGAAACTTATACTGCTATTTTAGATGATTTAGAAGATGCAATTGTAGAAGCACCAAATGTAACAAACAAATACTACGCAAGTAGTGTATATGCAAAAGGTTTAAAAGCTAAAGTATTACTCTATAAAGGTGATTATTCTCAAGCAGCTCTAGTAGCAGAGGATGTGATAAATAATTCTGGTTCTAATTTTGGATTGATGACTACTTTCGGTGAGTTATTTCAACATGAAGGTGCTAATGACTATTTAAACACTGTTGAATCATTATTTAACACCTATTCCGATTTGGATGAAGGTATTGGAAGTGGGAATTTTTGGGATGGAATTTTCGCCAATACTTCAGATGCTTTTTATGAACTAGGAGAAAATGGTACAATGACTATTAATGGTCAGGTTATT
This window encodes:
- a CDS encoding RagB/SusD family nutrient uptake outer membrane protein, producing MKNIIYLYKSLFCILLLLLTSCQLTEDLDEYEPLYSLPGETAISNQTSAELALTGMYATLRQTSLGGFPHYTIVPSTLSGIDTGGLFSYGVEDKGFQSNNPDPTGTKTRAIYTNLYTLINRANWVIEGTEKLVSSDFVNPDRQLEIIGEAKAMRATGHFYLLRLYGQFYDLSSEYGVVLNLVPAKDANPKPRNTVAETYTAILDDLEDAIVEAPNVTNKYYASSVYAKGLKAKVLLYKGDYSQAALVAEDVINNSGSNFGLMTTFGELFQHEGANDYLNTVESLFNTYSDLDEGIGSGNFWDGIFANTSDAFYELGENGTMTINGQVIKHDATRIPYMQLGTPFSSSFNGNFKYKQRQGINLYETHYHLRMAEIYLIYAEAEARRNTVVTTEALNALNAIRLRAGATTTGADGFETYPISISYPEFLEAVRIEKLMELATEMGEDFYDMVRYEILATPTPSGESFKASMVNATATNQDKFIIPIPETSIIAGQGVVKQNPSY